The proteins below are encoded in one region of Nitrospirae bacterium CG2_30_53_67:
- a CDS encoding DUF188 domain-containing protein gives MQIWIDADACPKDIKEILFRAAERVGVSLILVANKPLRTPPSNYIKALQVPAGFDVADNNIVQQIQQGDLVITADIPLAALVIEKGGHALNPRGEFYTEDNIQKRLAMRNFMSEMRGGGVITGGPSTLNLSDRQAFANELDRFLTRYRP, from the coding sequence ATGCAAATCTGGATCGACGCCGATGCGTGCCCTAAAGACATCAAGGAAATTCTATTTCGTGCCGCTGAGAGGGTCGGCGTTTCCCTTATTCTTGTTGCCAATAAACCTCTTCGAACCCCGCCATCAAATTATATTAAGGCCCTCCAGGTGCCTGCCGGCTTTGATGTCGCAGATAACAATATCGTCCAGCAAATACAACAGGGCGACCTGGTCATAACTGCGGATATTCCCCTTGCCGCTCTGGTCATTGAAAAAGGGGGCCACGCGCTGAATCCCAGAGGAGAGTTTTATACGGAAGATAATATTCAGAAGCGCCTGGCCATGCGTAATTTTATGAGTGAGATGCGAGGCGGCGGCGTGATTACCGGCGGCCCATCTACGTTGAACCTGAGTGATCGACAGGCCTTTGCAAATGAGTTGGATCGCTTTTTAACCAGGTACAGACCATGA
- a CDS encoding tRNA pseudouridine(38-40) synthase TruA: MTHKPAPGRFRLTLEYDGTRYSGWQKQHEVKTLQGSLLQAAETLFGSDELDIQGSGRTDAGVHALNYTAHLEVRTDLSPEAILRGMNDALPRDMALLRVEKAHPRFHARHNCIARSYIYRLSKRKSAFDRKYVWWVRDPLDLEAMRRAAGLLVGMHDFVSFAEKQELKKSTMALVHLTELTENDGLILFRIIGSHFLWKMVRRIVGLLVEVGRHGLAVEDVGSLLTEKSDRPVRYIAPAAGLFFERAFYHEQELQEFLHLRDEA, translated from the coding sequence ATGACCCATAAACCGGCCCCCGGCAGGTTCAGGCTCACCCTGGAATATGACGGCACACGGTACAGCGGCTGGCAGAAACAGCACGAGGTTAAGACCCTGCAGGGGTCCCTGTTGCAGGCCGCGGAAACTCTCTTCGGCAGCGATGAGCTGGACATCCAGGGGAGCGGCCGGACCGATGCCGGGGTGCACGCCCTCAATTACACAGCCCATCTGGAGGTGAGGACTGATCTTTCCCCTGAGGCCATCCTCCGCGGCATGAATGACGCCCTGCCCAGGGATATGGCGCTTCTCCGGGTGGAAAAGGCCCATCCGCGTTTCCACGCCCGGCACAACTGCATTGCCAGAAGCTACATCTACCGGCTCTCCAAAAGGAAATCGGCCTTTGACAGGAAATATGTCTGGTGGGTGCGCGACCCGCTCGATTTGGAGGCCATGCGCCGCGCCGCAGGACTCCTGGTCGGCATGCATGATTTCGTTTCTTTTGCCGAGAAACAGGAGCTGAAAAAATCGACCATGGCGCTGGTGCACCTTACGGAACTGACCGAGAATGACGGCTTGATCCTTTTCAGGATCATCGGGTCTCATTTCTTATGGAAGATGGTGCGCCGGATTGTCGGTCTTCTGGTGGAGGTGGGACGGCACGGCCTGGCGGTGGAGGACGTCGGAAGCCTCTTGACGGAGAAATCGGACCGGCCGGTCCGCTACATTGCCCCGGCGGCGGGGTTGTTCTTTGAACGGGCCTTCTATCACGAACAGGAACTGCAGGAATTTCTGCATCTGAGAGATGAGGCGTAA
- a CDS encoding alcohol dehydrogenase gives MKALRFEGNLRYVPDCPDPAPARGEALVRVKMAGICSTDLEILKGYMGFKGILGHEFTGVVEACDDPELMGKRVVGEINCPCGACDMCIRGLGNHCASRTVLGIQGRDGAFAEYLTLPQENLHPLPDSLSDEQGVFVEPVAAAFEILEQAEIAPEERILVVGDGRLGSLVAQVLRGSGAALTVIGRHEENLAILHRLGIHAVLEKDLAGLQGADIVVDCSGSPAGFDLSRRLVRPGGRIVLKSTLTSPVQVNLSSIVVDEITLIGSRCGPFEPAMWALAGRKVDVDSMISAVYPLDQGIEALKRASLPGVLKVLLKMD, from the coding sequence ATGAAGGCGCTTCGCTTTGAGGGGAACCTCAGATATGTGCCGGACTGTCCCGATCCGGCGCCGGCACGGGGCGAGGCCCTGGTCCGGGTGAAGATGGCCGGGATCTGCAGCACGGATCTTGAGATCCTCAAGGGTTACATGGGGTTCAAAGGGATACTTGGGCATGAATTCACGGGTGTGGTGGAGGCGTGCGATGACCCCGAACTCATGGGTAAGAGGGTCGTTGGGGAGATCAACTGCCCGTGCGGGGCCTGCGACATGTGCATAAGAGGTCTCGGCAACCACTGCGCTTCCCGCACCGTTCTCGGGATCCAGGGGAGGGACGGGGCCTTTGCCGAGTACCTGACCCTCCCGCAGGAGAATCTTCACCCCCTTCCGGACAGCCTCAGCGATGAACAGGGGGTTTTTGTGGAACCTGTTGCCGCGGCCTTTGAGATTCTGGAACAGGCGGAGATCGCCCCGGAGGAACGCATTCTGGTGGTTGGGGACGGGAGGCTGGGGTCGCTCGTGGCGCAGGTCCTGCGCGGTTCCGGTGCGGCGCTGACCGTGATCGGGCGCCATGAAGAGAACCTGGCCATCCTGCACAGGCTCGGGATCCATGCCGTCCTGGAGAAGGATCTTGCCGGTCTTCAGGGAGCGGATATCGTGGTGGACTGTTCCGGATCGCCCGCAGGCTTTGATCTCAGCAGGCGGCTTGTCAGGCCGGGAGGGAGGATCGTCCTGAAGAGCACGCTTACCTCTCCGGTGCAGGTCAATCTTTCATCCATAGTTGTGGACGAGATCACCCTGATCGGCTCCCGGTGCGGCCCTTTCGAACCCGCCATGTGGGCTCTGGCAGGAAGAAAGGTTGATGTTGATTCCATGATCTCGGCCGTCTACCCGTTGGATCAGGGCATTGAGGCCTTGAAAAGGGCCTCTCTCCCCGGCGTTTTGAAGGTTCTGCTGAAGATGGATTGA